In a single window of the Lentisphaera araneosa HTCC2155 genome:
- a CDS encoding RNA polymerase sigma factor gives MTDQYNTRKTLLMRAKDPNDQLAWNEFVEYYAGFIQMLLHKMDIPHQIHDDLKQEVLLKIWKSLQQYEVREGAKFRAWLGVVIRHAILAYMRSYRKRENRELSLSLADLEEESENSSRIDELINDEWVNYMVNHVIEHLRQFFSGKAIDVFLLSSKGMKTKEISEKLDVPANTVYVLRNRVKDRLLKEMNKLRASLEF, from the coding sequence ATGACGGATCAATATAATACGAGAAAAACGCTTCTTATGAGAGCGAAGGATCCGAACGATCAATTAGCCTGGAATGAATTTGTGGAGTACTACGCTGGCTTCATCCAAATGCTACTCCACAAGATGGATATCCCTCATCAGATTCACGATGACCTGAAACAAGAAGTACTTTTGAAGATCTGGAAATCATTACAGCAATATGAAGTGCGTGAAGGTGCCAAGTTTAGAGCTTGGTTAGGAGTGGTAATTCGTCATGCTATTTTGGCTTATATGCGTTCTTATCGAAAGCGGGAGAATCGTGAATTGTCTTTGTCGCTTGCTGATTTAGAAGAAGAAAGTGAAAACTCCAGTCGAATTGATGAGCTCATTAATGATGAGTGGGTCAATTATATGGTGAATCACGTCATTGAGCATTTGCGACAGTTCTTTTCAGGCAAGGCAATCGACGTTTTTCTATTGAGTTCAAAAGGCATGAAAACAAAAGAGATCAGCGAGAAATTGGATGTTCCCGCCAATACAGTTTATGTCTTGCGCAATCGAGTGAAAGATCGTTTGCTGAAAGAAATGAATAAGTTACGTGCGAGCTTAGAATTTTGA
- a CDS encoding protein kinase domain-containing protein has translation MSDFLSLYEEAESYDETQEVTSLLCDQLPQTADKFTDETVIATGGMKKISKVFCNSTHRYVAKATLNEPSKFELRDAFIREARLTSLLDHPNIIKIYQIALSDEGEPFFTMELKTGSSLQDYIQLDRKQNILLGIYVKICDAISYAHSRKILHLDLKPDNVQVGEYGEVIVCDWGLGKILTRKDAGEETSAYQVDADMLNHCTMYGEAKGTPAYMAPEQLEGKNKNEQTDIYALGALLYTLLVPDRLKGKSLDERLAQSRLGDLQGLSSADLPKSLSAVIAKAMSVDCGDRYKSVEDLKNDIERYLNSYPTFAQEAGLLTQLSFLWRRNKYVSLVLTSSCMVIIISLLLFLQEIKQSESDTLQALEKSESYASELEKTLKENKNLEESISRMPKKIVDRIFSDNQKYRDYQLLMTPKVSLERSSRYLEAAYETTPGDIYLVRALAANYFISLNYPKFVNFYKKHSKELIFYAPYVDKYLTGRDLTVQANYDEFVAMVNFAKRLPVLMELLIAYNAESFNQEESFPKLISSLITSYYHENHKVEIGLNDYKLDLWGPQLKYMTSPITQLSLLRYLDFKDLFVADNSITDANEFAGLNLRSLYLQHTKIKDLRPLLTLPSLDHVTINDGQVPKEQLESFSRRFTKDLVEIYPASQAEYTGGVKTNFDHINYTSSKFLDGFFMNIDGKVKFELNAEKAGEELITIRYSAGHDDAVILFGVNGVEQELILKSTKKWTRWSTYTLPVKLNQGENRITLRMKFRTRNCINLDYLSRKVKTD, from the coding sequence ATGAGCGATTTTTTATCACTGTATGAGGAGGCGGAGAGTTATGATGAAACACAAGAAGTGACTTCGCTCTTGTGTGACCAATTACCACAGACAGCAGATAAATTCACTGATGAAACCGTGATAGCTACGGGAGGTATGAAAAAGATTTCTAAAGTCTTTTGTAATAGTACTCACCGTTACGTAGCCAAAGCGACTCTTAATGAACCTTCTAAATTTGAGTTGCGCGATGCCTTTATTAGAGAGGCGCGACTCACGTCTCTGCTAGATCACCCGAATATAATTAAGATCTACCAGATCGCCTTATCCGATGAGGGTGAGCCCTTTTTTACCATGGAATTAAAGACGGGTTCAAGCCTACAAGACTACATTCAGCTAGATCGTAAGCAAAATATTCTCTTGGGGATTTACGTAAAGATTTGTGATGCGATATCCTATGCCCATTCGAGAAAAATTTTACATTTAGACCTTAAGCCAGATAATGTGCAAGTCGGAGAGTACGGTGAAGTAATCGTGTGTGATTGGGGCTTGGGAAAGATCCTCACTAGGAAAGATGCCGGAGAAGAAACATCGGCCTACCAAGTTGATGCAGACATGCTCAATCATTGTACGATGTATGGCGAAGCGAAAGGGACACCAGCTTACATGGCCCCCGAGCAATTGGAAGGTAAGAATAAGAATGAGCAGACCGATATTTATGCTTTGGGAGCTTTGCTGTATACTCTACTTGTTCCCGATCGTTTAAAAGGGAAGAGTTTAGATGAGCGCCTAGCGCAAAGTCGTTTAGGTGATCTTCAGGGGCTGAGTAGTGCGGATCTGCCCAAGAGCCTAAGTGCGGTAATCGCAAAGGCGATGTCAGTTGACTGTGGAGATCGTTATAAATCGGTTGAAGATTTAAAAAATGATATAGAGCGTTACCTCAATAGTTACCCAACTTTTGCCCAAGAAGCCGGCCTTTTGACTCAGCTTAGTTTTTTATGGCGCCGCAATAAGTATGTGAGTTTAGTGCTGACGAGTTCATGCATGGTGATTATCATTTCTTTGTTGTTGTTCCTGCAAGAAATTAAACAAAGTGAGAGTGATACTCTGCAGGCTTTAGAAAAATCTGAGAGCTACGCATCGGAGCTTGAGAAGACCTTAAAAGAAAACAAAAATTTGGAAGAATCCATAAGTCGGATGCCCAAAAAAATTGTGGATCGAATTTTTTCGGATAATCAAAAATATCGAGATTATCAATTGCTCATGACTCCGAAAGTTTCGCTTGAAAGATCGAGCCGTTATTTAGAGGCAGCTTATGAAACGACACCGGGCGATATCTACCTTGTTAGAGCCTTGGCAGCTAACTATTTTATTTCACTCAACTATCCGAAATTTGTGAATTTTTATAAGAAACATTCGAAAGAACTCATCTTTTATGCGCCTTATGTGGATAAGTATCTTACTGGACGAGATCTTACTGTTCAAGCAAATTATGATGAGTTTGTGGCGATGGTGAATTTTGCGAAACGCTTGCCGGTTTTGATGGAGTTGCTCATCGCCTATAATGCTGAAAGTTTTAATCAGGAGGAGAGCTTTCCTAAACTGATTTCTTCTTTGATTACTTCCTATTATCATGAAAACCATAAGGTAGAAATTGGTCTTAATGATTATAAGCTGGATCTTTGGGGTCCACAGCTCAAGTACATGACTTCTCCGATTACTCAGTTGAGCCTTTTGCGTTACTTAGATTTTAAAGATTTATTTGTAGCGGATAATTCAATTACCGATGCCAATGAGTTCGCAGGCTTGAACTTGCGTAGTCTTTATTTACAACATACTAAAATTAAAGATTTGCGCCCTTTGTTGACTTTGCCAAGCCTCGATCATGTGACCATTAATGATGGCCAAGTTCCAAAAGAACAATTGGAAAGTTTTTCTCGTCGTTTCACGAAAGATTTAGTTGAAATCTATCCTGCCAGCCAAGCTGAATATACAGGTGGCGTGAAAACCAATTTTGATCATATCAATTACACATCGAGCAAGTTTTTGGATGGTTTTTTTATGAATATAGATGGGAAGGTGAAGTTTGAATTAAATGCAGAAAAAGCTGGTGAGGAGCTTATTACCATTCGCTACTCTGCAGGTCACGATGATGCGGTTATTTTGTTTGGCGTCAATGGAGTCGAGCAGGAACTCATTCTCAAATCGACTAAAAAGTGGACGCGTTGGAGTACTTATACCTTGCCCGTAAAGTTAAATCAGGGTGAGAATAGGATTACTTTGAGGATGAAGTTTCGGACAAGGAACTGCATTAACTTGGATTACTTATCACGTAAAGTTAAAACGGATTAG
- the fusA gene encoding elongation factor G, producing MSRPLDNVRNIGISAHIDSGKTTLTERILFYTGRIHAIHEVRGKDGVGATMDHMELEKEKGITITSACTFAQWEDDRGNEININIIDTPGHVDFTIEVERSLRVLDGAILVLCGTSGVQSQSITVDRQMKRYNVPRIAFVNKLDNPGSSPYIVTEQLRTKLGHNAIMFQVPIGAESELKGVVDLVKMRSFIFEGENGENVTEGEVPADLLDHATEKREELLEALAEYDDDLMELVMEGNDAPEDMVNAAARKGVLSLELTPVFCGSAYKNVGVQKLLHAVSLYLPSPYDVENVAFDLDNDEEPVTLESDASKDFVGYIFKLEDGAYGQLSYMRIYQGKIAKGDTMINMTNGKKHTVGRLMRVHSADTEDISVAEAGDIIAVFGIDCATGTTFTNGELSYNMTSMFVPAPVIDMTLILQDRKTAGNLSKALNRFGKEDPTFRVRVDEESGETIISGMGELHLEIYVERMKREYKVDLEVGQPQVAYRESIEQDSPFDYSHKKQSGGRGQYGKVVGALKSTEGEFVMENNVTGGNIPKEYISSCEKGFAGCLKEGALIGFPVVNVMVDLQDGAYHNVDSDDISFQLAARGAFREAYARANPVILEPIMLVDIETPTEFQGTVMGNLNSRRGIITGTTEDEAFCKIAAEVPLSEMFGYVGQLRSMTQGKAEYTMEFAKYSKVPKTLHDQLVKEFAEKKK from the coding sequence ATGTCTAGACCACTCGACAATGTAAGAAATATCGGTATTTCTGCACACATTGACTCTGGTAAAACTACACTTACCGAGCGTATTCTCTTTTACACTGGCCGTATCCACGCTATCCACGAAGTACGTGGTAAAGATGGTGTTGGCGCAACTATGGACCACATGGAGCTCGAAAAAGAGAAGGGTATCACTATTACTTCTGCTTGTACGTTCGCTCAGTGGGAAGATGACCGCGGCAACGAAATCAATATTAACATTATTGATACTCCTGGTCACGTTGACTTCACTATTGAAGTAGAGCGTTCACTCCGTGTACTTGACGGTGCTATCCTCGTTCTTTGTGGTACTTCAGGCGTTCAGTCTCAGTCTATCACTGTTGACCGTCAGATGAAGCGTTATAACGTTCCACGTATTGCTTTCGTTAACAAACTCGATAACCCTGGTTCTTCTCCTTACATCGTAACTGAGCAGCTCCGTACTAAGCTCGGCCACAACGCTATTATGTTCCAAGTACCAATCGGTGCTGAGTCAGAACTTAAAGGTGTGGTTGACCTCGTTAAAATGCGTTCTTTCATCTTCGAAGGCGAAAATGGCGAAAACGTAACTGAAGGCGAAGTTCCTGCAGATCTCCTCGACCACGCTACTGAAAAACGCGAAGAACTCCTCGAAGCACTTGCTGAGTATGACGATGACCTTATGGAACTCGTTATGGAAGGCAACGACGCACCAGAAGACATGGTTAATGCCGCTGCTCGTAAAGGCGTTCTTTCACTCGAACTTACTCCTGTTTTCTGTGGTTCTGCTTACAAAAACGTTGGTGTTCAAAAGCTTCTTCACGCTGTTTCACTTTACCTCCCTTCACCTTACGATGTTGAAAACGTAGCTTTCGACCTCGATAATGATGAAGAGCCTGTAACTCTTGAATCAGATGCAAGCAAAGATTTCGTTGGGTACATCTTCAAACTTGAAGACGGTGCTTATGGTCAGCTCTCTTACATGCGTATTTACCAAGGTAAAATCGCTAAGGGCGATACAATGATCAATATGACTAATGGCAAAAAACACACTGTTGGTCGTCTCATGCGCGTTCACTCTGCTGACACAGAAGATATCTCTGTTGCAGAAGCTGGTGACATCATCGCTGTATTTGGTATTGACTGTGCGACTGGTACTACTTTCACTAATGGTGAGCTTAGCTACAACATGACTTCTATGTTCGTTCCTGCTCCAGTGATCGACATGACACTCATCTTACAAGACCGTAAGACTGCTGGTAACCTTTCTAAGGCTCTTAACCGTTTCGGTAAAGAAGACCCAACTTTCCGCGTTCGCGTTGACGAAGAATCTGGTGAAACAATCATCTCTGGTATGGGTGAACTTCACCTCGAAATCTACGTTGAACGTATGAAGCGTGAATACAAAGTTGATCTCGAAGTTGGACAACCTCAGGTAGCTTACCGTGAATCAATCGAGCAAGACTCACCTTTCGACTACTCACACAAGAAGCAGTCTGGTGGTCGTGGTCAGTACGGTAAAGTTGTTGGTGCCCTCAAATCTACTGAAGGCGAGTTCGTAATGGAGAACAACGTAACTGGTGGTAACATTCCTAAAGAATACATCAGTTCTTGTGAAAAAGGTTTCGCTGGCTGCCTCAAAGAGGGTGCTCTTATTGGTTTCCCAGTTGTAAACGTAATGGTTGACCTCCAAGACGGCGCTTACCACAACGTTGACTCGGACGACATCTCTTTCCAACTAGCTGCACGTGGTGCTTTCCGCGAAGCTTATGCTAGAGCTAACCCAGTCATCCTTGAGCCAATCATGTTAGTTGACATTGAAACTCCAACTGAGTTCCAAGGTACTGTAATGGGTAACCTTAACTCACGTCGTGGTATCATCACTGGTACAACTGAAGACGAAGCATTCTGTAAGATCGCTGCTGAAGTGCCTCTTTCAGAAATGTTCGGTTATGTTGGTCAGCTACGTTCTATGACTCAGGGTAAAGCTGAGTACACAATGGAATTCGCTAAGTACTCTAAAGTACCTAAGACTCTCCATGACCAACTCGTAAAAGAATTTGCTGAGAAGAAAAAATAA
- the yaaA gene encoding peroxide stress protein YaaA produces MLCVVSPAKTLDYESQVPTEKFSQPKFVVEAEELIKELRKLNAADVAKLMKLSEKLATLNEMRFHEWNTDHVLPAARQAVFAFKGDVYTGMDPYVFNEKEVDLANKHLRILSGLYGLLKPMDLIHPYRLEMGTKFANAKGANLYEFWGEKITDAINADLEAGGHSHFVNLASNEYFKSVKKKNLARPMIEVDFLDWKTDKYKIISFYAKKARGMMAAYIIKNDLTNPEDLMQFDTAGYGYCPERSTEDKYIFTRKQ; encoded by the coding sequence ATGCTTTGTGTTGTTTCCCCTGCGAAAACTCTAGATTACGAGAGCCAGGTTCCTACCGAAAAATTTAGTCAGCCCAAGTTTGTGGTTGAAGCTGAAGAGTTGATTAAAGAGCTACGTAAGCTGAATGCTGCGGATGTGGCAAAGTTAATGAAGTTAAGTGAAAAACTTGCGACGCTCAATGAAATGCGTTTCCATGAGTGGAATACAGATCACGTTTTACCGGCGGCGCGTCAGGCCGTCTTTGCCTTCAAGGGTGATGTCTATACGGGGATGGATCCATATGTCTTTAATGAAAAAGAAGTTGATTTGGCCAATAAGCACCTGCGAATTTTGTCGGGACTTTACGGTTTATTGAAGCCGATGGATTTAATTCATCCCTACCGATTAGAGATGGGGACAAAATTTGCGAATGCGAAGGGCGCAAACCTCTACGAGTTTTGGGGGGAGAAAATTACTGACGCTATTAACGCTGACTTAGAGGCAGGTGGCCATAGTCATTTTGTGAACCTTGCGTCCAACGAATACTTTAAGTCAGTGAAGAAAAAGAATTTAGCTCGTCCGATGATCGAAGTGGATTTTCTCGACTGGAAAACGGATAAATATAAAATCATCTCCTTCTATGCAAAAAAAGCTCGCGGCATGATGGCTGCCTATATTATTAAAAATGATCTGACGAACCCAGAAGATCTGATGCAGTTCGATACGGCAGGTTATGGCTATTGCCCAGAACGTAGTACAGAAGATAAGTACATTTTTACCCGTAAGCAGTAA
- a CDS encoding cupin domain-containing protein, which yields MNLFADIPQDLPEELFSEVFKNESLRIERIVSQGHSSDPDFWYEQDEHEWVIVLQGEAELEYADGAVKRLQSGDYVLIPATCKHRVKSSSVEPKCIWLALFFKGDLNG from the coding sequence ATGAACCTTTTTGCCGATATTCCTCAGGATTTACCTGAAGAGTTATTTAGTGAGGTTTTTAAAAACGAATCGCTTCGAATCGAACGAATCGTATCACAAGGGCATAGTTCAGATCCCGATTTTTGGTATGAACAAGATGAACATGAATGGGTCATCGTTTTACAGGGCGAGGCTGAGTTAGAGTATGCTGATGGAGCAGTCAAAAGGCTCCAGTCTGGTGACTATGTGTTAATACCAGCGACTTGTAAGCATAGAGTAAAATCAAGCTCAGTGGAGCCCAAATGTATTTGGTTGGCGCTTTTCTTTAAGGGTGATTTAAATGGATAA
- a CDS encoding MEKHLA domain-containing protein produces the protein MDNWKESRVQAELIFASYAKLLGKPLLELTSTDDLLEKMYFADFAILSHGTQDDPIFNFANQFALDKFELTWLDMRNLPSRYSAEAPSREERKALLDRVTQYGFIDDYQGVRISSTGKRFLIKQAVVWNLVDEEGVYRGQAAAFSQCEDL, from the coding sequence ATGGATAATTGGAAAGAGAGCCGGGTGCAAGCCGAGTTGATCTTTGCGAGTTACGCAAAGCTCTTGGGAAAGCCACTTTTGGAACTGACTTCCACAGATGATTTACTCGAGAAGATGTATTTTGCGGACTTCGCAATTCTATCTCACGGGACTCAAGATGATCCCATCTTTAATTTTGCGAATCAATTTGCTTTGGATAAGTTCGAGTTGACTTGGTTAGATATGCGCAACTTGCCTTCGCGTTACTCCGCGGAAGCACCGAGTCGCGAAGAGCGCAAAGCACTTTTAGATCGCGTCACTCAGTATGGCTTTATTGATGATTATCAAGGCGTGCGTATTTCGTCGACAGGAAAGCGCTTTCTCATTAAGCAAGCGGTCGTTTGGAACCTAGTGGATGAGGAGGGAGTTTACCGCGGGCAAGCCGCGGCTTTCTCTCAATGTGAAGATCTTTAA
- a CDS encoding bifunctional methionine sulfoxide reductase B/A protein gives MNKLLILISSLFFIQSFCFAETKKTDSPDKGKEIMSYNKLTPEEAYVIEQKGTERPFTGEYNKNKAKGTYICRKCNAPLYKSDSKFDSRCGWPSFDDEIKDAVRRETDADGRRTEILCKNCDGHLGHVFLGEGFTAKNTRHCVNSLSMKFVKEGEEMPKVVPRPKTAKAIFASGCFWGTEYWLQQAPGVLSATSGYIGGHVKKPTYKQICTGLTGHYEAVEVVYNPDVTDFETLAKLYYETHDPEQTNGQGPDIGSQYLSAVFYFDEEQKATIEKLMKTLKDKGLKPATELKEATIFYPAEVYHQDYYFKHRKTPYCHKYKKLF, from the coding sequence ACAAAAAAAACAGATTCTCCCGATAAAGGAAAAGAAATCATGTCTTACAACAAGCTCACCCCCGAAGAAGCCTATGTCATCGAACAAAAAGGCACTGAACGTCCCTTCACAGGCGAATACAATAAAAACAAAGCTAAAGGCACTTATATCTGCAGAAAATGCAACGCCCCTCTCTATAAATCTGACTCCAAGTTCGACTCTCGCTGTGGATGGCCCAGTTTTGACGATGAAATCAAAGATGCAGTAAGAAGAGAAACAGATGCGGATGGTCGTCGTACAGAAATTCTTTGCAAAAATTGTGATGGCCACCTCGGTCACGTTTTTTTAGGCGAAGGCTTCACTGCCAAGAACACGCGTCACTGCGTTAACTCACTCTCAATGAAATTCGTCAAAGAAGGTGAAGAAATGCCAAAAGTAGTTCCTCGTCCCAAAACGGCGAAAGCCATTTTTGCTTCAGGATGTTTCTGGGGAACTGAATACTGGCTTCAACAAGCTCCCGGCGTCCTCTCTGCCACATCTGGCTACATTGGTGGCCATGTCAAAAAACCAACTTACAAACAAATCTGCACGGGCCTAACAGGTCATTACGAAGCCGTGGAAGTTGTTTATAATCCCGATGTCACTGACTTTGAAACCCTCGCAAAACTCTACTACGAAACACATGATCCCGAACAAACTAATGGTCAGGGACCAGATATTGGCAGTCAATATTTATCAGCAGTCTTCTATTTCGATGAAGAACAAAAAGCGACAATTGAGAAGCTCATGAAAACCCTCAAGGACAAAGGCCTCAAACCCGCAACAGAGCTCAAAGAAGCCACCATTTTTTACCCTGCGGAAGTCTACCACCAAGACTACTACTTCAAGCATCGCAAGACGCCTTATTGCCATAAGTATAAAAAGCTTTTTTAA